One region of Mycolicibacterium insubricum genomic DNA includes:
- the infC gene encoding translation initiation factor IF-3, whose protein sequence is MSTETRVNERIRVPEVRLIGPGGEQVGIVRIDDALRVAADADLDLVEVAPNARPPVCKIMDYGKFKYETALKERESRKNQQQTVVKEQKLRPKIDDHDYETKKGHVVRFLEAGSKVKVTIMFRGREQSRPELGYRLLQRLGADVAEHGYIETSAKQDGRNMTMVLAPHRGAKTRAQAAEQAGGQSGAPAGDAPGDAEPTQ, encoded by the coding sequence ATCAGCACTGAGACCCGCGTCAACGAGCGCATACGTGTACCTGAAGTCCGTTTGATCGGTCCCGGCGGGGAGCAGGTAGGCATCGTGCGTATCGACGACGCTCTGCGTGTCGCCGCGGATGCCGATCTCGATCTCGTCGAAGTTGCCCCGAATGCCAGGCCTCCGGTCTGCAAGATCATGGATTACGGCAAGTTCAAGTACGAGACGGCTCTGAAGGAGCGCGAGTCTCGCAAGAACCAGCAGCAGACCGTCGTCAAGGAACAGAAGCTGCGTCCCAAGATCGACGACCACGACTACGAGACCAAGAAGGGCCACGTGGTGCGCTTCCTGGAAGCCGGGTCGAAGGTCAAGGTGACCATCATGTTCCGCGGCCGCGAGCAGTCCAGGCCCGAACTGGGCTACCGGCTGCTGCAGCGCCTGGGCGCCGACGTCGCCGAACACGGCTACATCGAAACCTCGGCGAAGCAGGACGGCCGCAACATGACGATGGTGCTGGCCCCGCACCGCGGCGCGAAGACCCGCGCCCAGGCAGCGGAGCAGGCCGGGGGTCAGTCCGGCGCACCGGCCGGTGACGCGCCTGGCGACGCCGAGCCCACCCAGTAG
- a CDS encoding DUF1844 domain-containing protein: MTDEPRIDEAPVRELAEIPAVEVITRAAVMLMSAAAEKIGLSDPDPDNSPHRDLDEARRLITALAGLVTASVEYLGPHAGPLRDGLKSLQLAFREASIDPEEPGHGPGEKYTGPIW, translated from the coding sequence ATGACCGATGAACCGAGAATCGACGAAGCCCCGGTCAGGGAACTCGCCGAGATACCCGCCGTCGAGGTGATCACCCGCGCCGCCGTCATGCTGATGAGCGCGGCCGCGGAGAAGATCGGCCTGTCCGACCCCGATCCGGACAACAGCCCGCACCGCGATCTCGACGAGGCCCGACGACTGATCACCGCGCTGGCCGGACTGGTCACCGCCTCGGTGGAGTACCTCGGGCCACACGCGGGGCCGTTGCGCGACGGGCTCAAGAGCCTGCAGCTGGCGTTCCGTGAGGCCAGTATCGACCCCGAGGAACCCGGCCACGGCCCCGGCGAGAAGTACACCGGCCCCATCTGGTGA